A section of the Papio anubis isolate 15944 chromosome 2, Panubis1.0, whole genome shotgun sequence genome encodes:
- the LOC103881898 gene encoding nuclear pore membrane glycoprotein 210-like, which produces MACRWPPTSDGLALALQHDPLVPVSASTELILVEDVRVSPEEVELQDRKDLGYFFLNTSATDDIKVACQEARAIAVVSLGHRSPRQFSFLI; this is translated from the exons ATGGCCTGCAGATGGCCTCCTACATCTGATGGCCTTGCCCTTGCCCTTCAGCACGACCCTCTGGTGCCGGTGTCAGCCTCTACAGAGCTCATCCTGGTGGAGGACGTGAGAGTGAGCCCAGAAGAG GTGGAGCTCCAAGACAGGAAAGACTTGGGCTACTTCTTCCTCAACACCAGTGCCACGGATGACATCAAGGTGGCCTGCCAGGAGGCCAGGGCCATCGCCGTGGTGAGCCTGGGCCATCGGTCCCCCAGGCAGTTTTCATTCCTCATCTAG